Genomic segment of Gammaproteobacteria bacterium:
ATGGAAATGCCGTATTCGGAGCCGACCAGACTGTAACAGGTATTGATCCACGACGGCTCGCCGGGTGTGCGCCCGTTGAGCAACGCCACCACGGCGTCCGCGCAGACCTTGGCCTGTGAGTTCGCAACGTACGCGGACTTGGGCATGGGGTCATGGATGGCGGCGTCGCCGATCACGTGAATGCCGCGTTGCAACGCGGATTCGCAGGTCTTGTGATCGATTGGACACCAGCCGCTCTGATCCGCAAGGCCTGCGTCGCGCGCGATAAAACCCGCCATTTGCGGCGGTATCACGTTCAGCACATCGCCTTTGTACTTCTCCTCCAGGGGGCCTGCAATCGCGGTCTTGGTGCGCGCATCGACCGCGCGCACCTGGCCGTCCGGCCCGGATACCCATTCGATCAGGCTGTCGTCACTGCCGTAGCCGTAAAGCTTTTCCCAGCCCGCTATAAACAACTCCTGCTTGGTGAACGCGGTCTTCGCGTCCAGTATCAGAACCTTGGATTTCGGCTTGTTGGCTTTCAGATACTGCGCGATCACGCTCGCGCGTTCGTACGGCCCGGGCGGGCAACGATATGGTGTCTGTGGCGCGGTGATGATGACGGTGCCGCCGTCGCGCATCGCCACCAGTTGCTCGCGCAGTAGCCGGGTCTGGCGACCCGCCCGCCAGGCGTGCGGCAAGGCCATGCGGGTTTGCGCGCTGTATCCCTCAATGGCCTGCCAGCGGAAATCGATACCCGGCGACACGATCAGGCGATCGTAGCTGAGAATCGCGCCGCCCTTCAGGCGGATCTGGCGTTCGCCGGGCTCGATCACCGTGGCAGTGTCGTGGATCAGCCTGACGCCGTGTCTGGCAAGGCCCGCATAGGTCTGCGTGATCGAGGGCAGGTCGCGCAGACCGCCAAGCACCCAGTTGCTGGCGGGGCAGGTCACGTAGCTGCGCTTTGGTTCGACCAAGGTGACCTCGATCCACGGATCGAACAGGCGCACATACTTGGCCGCCGTAGCACCGCCAAAGCCACCGCCGATGACGACCACGCGCCCGCGGGTGAGCGCGCCGCGGGCACGGCTTTGCGCAAGCAGTGCAAGACCGGCGGCGCCAAGGCTTTTGAGGAAGACCCTGCGCGAGAGCGGTGGCGAGAACATCGAGTTGTCGAGGTTACGGCTTTAGATTGGCGAAATATTGCGCGATCGCGGCGATCTGATTGTCGGTATAGCCTTTCGCGATACGATTCATGATGGTGCCGGGGCGTTTGCCGGAGCGGTAGGCGCGCATCGCGGACTCTATCTGTTTCGCGGGCAGTCCGTGAATTGAAGGGATCGCGCCCTCGCTCATGCCCCGTGGCCCGTGACAGGCGCTACAGGCAACGCCTATGGTGCGTCCTATGGCGCCGCCGGCAACGCCGGTTTCAGCGGTCAGCAGCGCGCCGCAGCAGATGACTAGGAGCATGGCGCGCCTGATCATGGATAGATCAGCCGTCTCTGACGAAAAACGGGGGCGCGGACACCGCGTTGAATCCGACGCGCAAAAGTTTCGCCAGCCGGTCGGGACGCTACGACGCATCTGATTTGATCCACAATCAAACTTGCATAGACAATAAGCGATATGCACAAAAATACAACCCGCGTTTTAGCTTTACTGGCGTGTTCGAGCGCTATGGTTGCCGCGGGCGAGCGCCTGATTATCGGCGATTTTTTTGAGCGCGATCTCAGCGGCTGGGAGACCGAATCGTTCGAGAAGGAAACGCAGTATGGGTTTACCGGGGCGAGCGGTCGCACGGTGTTGCGCGCGCGGTGCGACGCGAGCGCATCTGGGCTTGTTTATCAACAAGAAATCGATCTGACCCGCACGCCCGTGCTGCACTGGTCCTGGCGCATCGAACACGTTTATCGTGGTGTGAATGAAAAAACCGAAGATGGCGATGACTATCCCGCGCGCATCTATGTGATACACGACGGCGGGCTGTTGAAGTGGCGCAGCCGCGCAATCAACTATGTCTGGTCCAGCAACCAGCCGGTCGGCGAGACCTGGCCCAACGCCTTTGCCGGTCAGGCGGAAATGGTCGCCGTGCGCTCAGGGCCACCGACGCGCGCGGATCGCTGGTATACGCAATCGCGCAACGTCGCGGAGGATTTCAGGCAAATCCATGGACTGGAGCTTGACGACATCGACGCGGTGGCGCTGATGACCGATTGCGACAACAGCGTGCGCCAATCCCGCGCGTACTACGGCAACATTTATTTCACACCCGGCAACTGAGTCACGCCCTCTTCAGACAGACCGACGGAGTGCGCTCTAATGCCGGATCAGGCTGCCAAAGCGACCCGCAGCTTTTTGATCGCGTTGTTTTCTATCTGACGAATTCGCTCGGCCGAAACATGATAATTGTTCGCCAGTTCGGTCAGCGTGGTCTTGTTTTCCGCCAGCCAGCGCTTGCGCAGGATGTCCTGGCTGCGTTCGTCAAGCTGGCCCAGCGCGTCGTGCAAACGCTCGCTGTGATGCGCATCCCAGTCGTTGCGTTCCACCAGCTCCGCCGGATCCGCACGCCGGTCCTGGAGATACGCCGCCGGCGCGACATAAGTGTCGCTGTCATCGTCCGGGTCGGCGTCGAAACCCACGTCGTAGTTGTTGAGACGTCCCTCCATTTCCACGACATCGGCCGGACTTACGCCCAGGTCGCCGGCAACAGCGGCGACTTCGGCATGGTTAAGCCACCCGAGCCGTTTTTTGGCGCCGCGCAGATTGAAGAACAGTTTACGCTGCGCCTTGGTGGTGGCGATCTTGACGATGCGCCAGTTGCGCAGGATAAATTCGTGCATTTCCGCGCGGATCCAGTGCACCGCGAATGACA
This window contains:
- a CDS encoding c-type cytochrome; the protein is MLLVICCGALLTAETGVAGGAIGRTIGVACSACHGPRGMSEGAIPSIHGLPAKQIESAMRAYRSGKRPGTIMNRIAKGYTDNQIAAIAQYFANLKP
- the rpoH gene encoding RNA polymerase sigma factor RpoH: MNQALVQLRSASLAVPVGNLDTYINAVYQLPILSADEEKSLATKLRDHDDLEAARKLVTHHLRFVVQVARGYRGYGLQLGDLIQEGNIGLMKAVKRFNPEMGVRLVSFAVHWIRAEMHEFILRNWRIVKIATTKAQRKLFFNLRGAKKRLGWLNHAEVAAVAGDLGVSPADVVEMEGRLNNYDVGFDADPDDDSDTYVAPAAYLQDRRADPAELVERNDWDAHHSERLHDALGQLDERSQDILRKRWLAENKTTLTELANNYHVSAERIRQIENNAIKKLRVALAA
- a CDS encoding DUF3047 domain-containing protein; translation: MHKNTTRVLALLACSSAMVAAGERLIIGDFFERDLSGWETESFEKETQYGFTGASGRTVLRARCDASASGLVYQQEIDLTRTPVLHWSWRIEHVYRGVNEKTEDGDDYPARIYVIHDGGLLKWRSRAINYVWSSNQPVGETWPNAFAGQAEMVAVRSGPPTRADRWYTQSRNVAEDFRQIHGLELDDIDAVALMTDCDNSVRQSRAYYGNIYFTPGN
- a CDS encoding FAD-dependent oxidoreductase; its protein translation is MFSPPLSRRVFLKSLGAAGLALLAQSRARGALTRGRVVVIGGGFGGATAAKYVRLFDPWIEVTLVEPKRSYVTCPASNWVLGGLRDLPSITQTYAGLARHGVRLIHDTATVIEPGERQIRLKGGAILSYDRLIVSPGIDFRWQAIEGYSAQTRMALPHAWRAGRQTRLLREQLVAMRDGGTVIITAPQTPYRCPPGPYERASVIAQYLKANKPKSKVLILDAKTAFTKQELFIAGWEKLYGYGSDDSLIEWVSGPDGQVRAVDARTKTAIAGPLEEKYKGDVLNVIPPQMAGFIARDAGLADQSGWCPIDHKTCESALQRGIHVIGDAAIHDPMPKSAYVANSQAKVCADAVVALLNGRTPGEPSWINTCYSLVGSEYGISIADVYALNARGVVESMPGAGGVSATDANHALEAAYAKSWYTNIVNDTFA